A part of Bacillota bacterium genomic DNA contains:
- the glyQ gene encoding glycine--tRNA ligase subunit alpha: MQLCGFAPGRVARSPLEWPSGRDGRQCGGGHVTFQEMIRKLEEYWSAQGCVIQQPYDVEVGAGTMAPATFLRALGPEPWKVAYVQPSRRPADARYGENPNRVFLHHQYQVILKPSPEDVVDMYLGSLTDALGIDPVEHDIRFVEDNWEAPTLGAWGTGWEVWLDGMEITQFTYFQQVGGIDTRPVSAEITYGLERLCMYLQDVDNVFDLVWTSGITYGEIQHQFEVEHSRYGFELADVRALNLLFDTYEAEAKRGLDEGVVLPAYDYVLKCSHIFNLLDSRGALGVSERTAFIARVRALAKACAEAYVRRRESLGFPLMTAFRGGSKGAVSATQGAQEQ; encoded by the coding sequence ATGCAGTTATGCGGGTTCGCGCCGGGACGGGTAGCCAGGAGCCCTCTGGAATGGCCGTCCGGCCGCGACGGGCGGCAGTGTGGGGGTGGACACGTGACATTCCAGGAGATGATCCGAAAGCTTGAAGAATACTGGTCGGCGCAGGGATGCGTGATCCAGCAGCCCTATGACGTCGAGGTCGGGGCGGGTACCATGGCCCCGGCCACATTCCTGCGGGCCCTCGGGCCGGAACCATGGAAGGTGGCCTACGTGCAGCCTTCAAGGCGGCCTGCGGACGCCAGGTACGGCGAGAATCCAAACCGCGTGTTCTTGCATCACCAGTACCAAGTGATCCTAAAGCCGTCTCCTGAAGACGTGGTGGACATGTACCTCGGCAGCCTCACTGACGCGCTCGGGATCGATCCGGTGGAGCACGACATAAGGTTCGTGGAGGACAACTGGGAGGCTCCGACCCTGGGCGCGTGGGGGACAGGCTGGGAAGTGTGGCTCGACGGGATGGAGATCACTCAGTTTACATACTTCCAGCAGGTGGGCGGCATTGACACACGTCCCGTTTCGGCGGAGATCACTTACGGCCTCGAGCGGCTCTGCATGTACCTCCAGGACGTGGACAACGTGTTCGACCTTGTGTGGACTTCTGGCATCACTTACGGGGAGATCCAGCACCAGTTCGAGGTGGAGCACTCGAGATACGGATTCGAGCTCGCGGATGTGCGTGCCCTTAACCTTCTTTTCGACACCTATGAAGCTGAGGCCAAGCGCGGGCTCGACGAGGGCGTGGTGCTCCCAGCGTATGATTATGTCCTCAAGTGCTCCCACATCTTCAACCTTCTTGACTCCCGCGGCGCCCTTGGGGTGAGCGAGCGAACGGCGTTCATCGCGCGGGTGAGAGCCCTCGCCAAGGCGTGCGCTGAGGCATACGTCCGGAGGCGGGAAAGCCTTGGTTTTCCGCTCATGACGGCGTTTCGGGGCGGCTCGAAGGGCGCGGTGAGCGCGACGCAGGGCGCGCAGGAGCAGTGA
- a CDS encoding glycine--tRNA ligase subunit beta, protein MSMESQTPRTSHLGDAVRDAVLEIGTEEIPARFMPDALEQIEREGGRLLSEERVAHGTVRAFGTPRRLVLYVEGVAPIGPPMVRETKGPAYNVAFDAAGNPTRAAEGFARSRGVRVQDLIVKEEPKGRFVYAVSREPGRPAKEALASAFLRLVTTLSFPKSMRWSDREFRFARPIRWILALFGDEVVPFEVDGIRAGRLSSGHRFLTTGVLEVAKAEDYIEVLRRAYCMVDHRERRHVISKGAREAAEAVGGRVVEDPGLLEELTFLAEHPVPFVGRFDPDMLRLPREVIVTPMRDHQRYFPVEDGAGRLMPAFVAVRDGLPSRLDAVRRGNERVLAARLEDAKFFYEEDTKAPLERCIGGLAGVVFHEELGTMLDKTSRIEELAVDIADRLGLPSDARAVVARAARLCKADLVTHMVKEFPELQGIMGAEYARVGGEEEGVARAIFEHYLPRFAGDDLPESKPGIALALADKMDTLAGFFGIGIRPSGSEDPFALRRQVAGVVSILLERKVRVSASWLALRSASLFERAGVLKLPPEEVSEAILDFMRQRLRLSLIDRGIRYDLVDAALGAGFDDVPDALARAEALASASGTEEFGRAVTSYTRASRIAGAADRGEVSESVLCEPAERALFAAYLDARDRVEARVREGDYTGALAAMAALAGPIDDFFREVLVMAEDESLRRNRLALLARVAGLSRGIADLSKVVQADAAEGSTSR, encoded by the coding sequence ATGAGCATGGAGAGCCAGACGCCTCGCACGTCCCACCTTGGGGACGCCGTGAGGGACGCCGTGCTTGAGATAGGCACCGAAGAGATCCCGGCGAGGTTCATGCCTGACGCGCTCGAGCAGATCGAGCGCGAAGGGGGAAGGCTCCTTTCAGAGGAACGTGTTGCCCACGGAACCGTGAGGGCTTTCGGCACACCGCGCAGGCTCGTGTTGTACGTCGAGGGGGTTGCGCCGATCGGGCCGCCCATGGTCCGTGAGACCAAGGGACCGGCGTACAACGTGGCTTTCGACGCCGCCGGAAATCCCACTCGTGCCGCCGAGGGATTTGCGCGGTCGCGAGGCGTCCGAGTGCAGGACCTGATTGTCAAGGAGGAGCCCAAGGGCAGATTCGTGTACGCGGTGTCACGAGAGCCTGGACGTCCGGCCAAAGAGGCGCTCGCGTCGGCGTTCCTTCGGCTCGTGACAACCTTGAGCTTTCCGAAGTCAATGAGATGGAGCGACCGGGAGTTTCGATTCGCAAGGCCGATCCGATGGATATTGGCGCTCTTCGGGGACGAGGTGGTCCCATTTGAGGTGGACGGGATAAGAGCCGGCAGATTGTCCTCCGGCCACAGGTTCTTAACCACGGGCGTGCTGGAGGTCGCGAAGGCCGAAGACTATATCGAGGTCCTGCGCAGAGCGTATTGTATGGTGGACCACCGAGAGCGGCGGCACGTCATATCAAAGGGGGCCAGGGAGGCGGCGGAGGCCGTGGGCGGGAGGGTCGTCGAAGACCCGGGCCTGCTGGAGGAGCTCACGTTTCTCGCCGAGCATCCTGTCCCGTTCGTGGGCCGCTTCGACCCGGACATGCTTCGCTTGCCCAGGGAGGTCATCGTCACCCCCATGCGCGATCATCAGCGCTACTTTCCGGTTGAGGACGGGGCCGGAAGGCTCATGCCCGCCTTCGTTGCTGTTCGCGACGGTCTCCCGTCGCGGCTGGATGCGGTGCGAAGGGGGAACGAGCGGGTGCTGGCCGCGAGGCTTGAGGACGCCAAGTTCTTCTATGAGGAAGACACAAAGGCTCCGCTTGAGAGATGCATTGGGGGCCTTGCGGGAGTTGTCTTTCACGAAGAGCTGGGCACCATGCTTGACAAGACCAGCCGCATTGAGGAGCTGGCGGTCGATATCGCAGACAGGCTTGGCCTCCCTTCGGATGCGCGTGCTGTGGTCGCTCGGGCCGCGAGGCTGTGCAAGGCCGACCTTGTGACACACATGGTTAAGGAGTTTCCCGAGCTGCAAGGGATCATGGGGGCCGAGTACGCCCGGGTGGGCGGAGAAGAGGAAGGCGTGGCCCGCGCGATATTTGAGCATTACCTTCCGAGATTCGCTGGAGATGACCTCCCCGAGAGCAAGCCGGGGATAGCCCTGGCGCTCGCCGACAAGATGGACACTCTGGCGGGGTTCTTCGGCATCGGCATCCGGCCGTCCGGCTCTGAAGATCCGTTTGCCCTCAGGCGGCAGGTTGCGGGTGTTGTGAGCATCCTTCTGGAGCGGAAAGTGCGGGTCTCGGCATCCTGGCTTGCGTTACGGTCCGCGTCACTGTTTGAGAGAGCCGGCGTTCTTAAGCTCCCGCCGGAGGAGGTGAGCGAGGCGATCCTGGATTTCATGCGACAACGCCTGCGGCTAAGCCTCATTGACCGCGGCATACGCTACGACCTGGTCGATGCTGCGCTTGGGGCCGGCTTCGACGATGTGCCGGACGCGCTTGCCCGCGCAGAAGCCCTAGCGTCTGCGAGCGGCACTGAAGAGTTCGGCCGGGCGGTCACGAGCTATACAAGGGCCTCCCGGATCGCAGGGGCCGCCGACCGCGGCGAGGTGAGCGAGTCCGTTCTGTGTGAACCGGCTGAAAGGGCGCTTTTCGCGGCGTACCTGGACGCCCGAGACAGGGTCGAGGCCAGGGTGCGAGAGGGCGACTATACAGGTGCTCTCGCGGCCATGGCTGCGCTGGCTGGTCCGATAGACGATTTCTTCCGCGAGGTTCTCGTGATGGCGGAGGACGAGTCACTCAGGAGGAACAGGTTGGCGCTGCTAGCACGCGTGGCAGGGCTTTCTCGAGGAATCGCTGACCTCTCCAAGGTCGTCCAGGCTGACGCCGCAGAGGGGTCCACGAGCAGGTAG
- a CDS encoding pyruvate, phosphate dikinase — translation MAKKYVYFFGNGKAEGGKDMRNLLGGKGAGLSEMTNLGIPVPPGFTITTEVCSFYYEKDKQYPPELTEQVQENLRKLEDAMGLKFGDPERPLLVSVRSGARVSMPGMMDTVLNLGLNDETVKGLIKLTGNERFAYDAYRRFVQMFGNVVLGVPHDDFEEILEAKKKELGVRLDTELDAAALKDVVKSFKARIREKKGIDFPDDPMKQLEMARDAVFGSWNNPRAITYRKIHNIPGNWGTAVNVQAMVFGNMGENSGTGVAFTRDPATGEKKYYGEYLKNAQGEDVVAGIRTPKPIAELEKEMPEVYKQLCGIFEKLERHYRDMQDVEFTIQEGKLFMLQTRAGKRTAAAAVKIAVDMVKEGLITKEEAVMRVEPAQLDTLLHKMIDPKAKVQVIATGVAASPGAAVGAVVFNADDAASRGAAGEKVILVRKETSPDDIHGMAAAQGILTSRGGKTSHAAVVARGMGTPAVTGCEAITVVEAEKLFRVGDVVVKEGDIITLDGTNGRVILGQAPLVDPTIGGDFATLMEWADEIKSLGVRANADTPHDAEAALKFGAKGIGLCRTEHMFFGEERVPVVQEMILAETTEARRAALDKLLPFQVEDFRGILKAMAGYPVIIRLLDPPLHEFLPSHEQLLVEVTKMRLQGGDPDELKKKEALLARVEKLREINPMLGHRGCRLGVTYPEINEMQARAIFEAACQLTKEGYKVYPEVMIPVVGHVREIEIAREVVDRVAKETMEKHGVKIEYMVGTMIELPRAALTADEIAKEAQFFSFGTNDLTQTTFGFSRDDAEGKFLPYYLEHNVLEHNPFEILDRKGVGELIKIAVERGKRTRPELEVGICGEHGGEPSSVEFCHDVGLDYVSCSPFRVPIARLAAAQAEIRNPRKAKGRAAGRTEEYTTA, via the coding sequence ATGGCCAAAAAGTACGTCTACTTTTTCGGCAATGGCAAGGCTGAGGGCGGCAAGGACATGCGAAACCTTCTTGGCGGCAAAGGTGCGGGCTTATCCGAGATGACGAACCTTGGCATACCTGTCCCGCCCGGGTTCACCATCACGACCGAGGTGTGCTCGTTTTACTATGAGAAAGACAAGCAGTACCCGCCTGAGCTCACCGAGCAGGTTCAGGAGAACCTCAGGAAGCTCGAGGATGCGATGGGCCTCAAGTTCGGCGACCCTGAGCGGCCGCTCCTCGTATCGGTTAGGTCGGGGGCCAGGGTGTCGATGCCTGGCATGATGGACACGGTGCTCAACCTGGGGCTCAACGACGAGACAGTCAAGGGTCTCATCAAGCTCACGGGGAACGAGCGCTTTGCCTATGACGCGTACCGCAGGTTCGTCCAGATGTTCGGCAACGTGGTCCTGGGCGTGCCCCATGATGACTTCGAAGAGATCCTCGAGGCGAAGAAGAAGGAGCTCGGGGTGCGTCTGGATACCGAGCTCGACGCGGCAGCCCTCAAGGATGTGGTGAAGTCCTTCAAAGCACGCATCCGCGAGAAAAAGGGGATCGACTTCCCCGATGATCCCATGAAACAACTGGAAATGGCACGCGACGCCGTGTTCGGTTCCTGGAACAACCCGCGCGCCATAACCTACCGTAAGATCCACAATATACCAGGCAACTGGGGCACTGCCGTTAACGTCCAGGCGATGGTGTTCGGGAACATGGGCGAGAACTCCGGGACGGGGGTTGCCTTCACTAGGGACCCCGCGACCGGCGAAAAGAAGTACTACGGCGAGTATCTGAAGAACGCGCAAGGCGAGGACGTGGTGGCTGGCATTAGGACCCCGAAACCCATCGCCGAGCTCGAGAAGGAAATGCCGGAGGTCTACAAGCAGCTTTGCGGGATCTTCGAGAAGCTGGAGCGGCATTACCGGGACATGCAGGACGTGGAGTTCACGATCCAGGAAGGCAAGCTCTTCATGCTGCAGACGCGTGCCGGGAAGCGCACGGCGGCAGCTGCCGTCAAGATCGCCGTGGACATGGTCAAGGAGGGCCTCATAACGAAGGAAGAAGCCGTCATGCGCGTTGAGCCCGCGCAGCTCGACACGCTCCTGCACAAGATGATCGATCCCAAGGCCAAGGTGCAGGTCATCGCGACTGGGGTGGCCGCCTCCCCGGGCGCCGCGGTAGGCGCGGTGGTATTCAACGCTGACGATGCGGCGTCGCGCGGCGCGGCAGGAGAGAAGGTCATCCTGGTCAGAAAGGAGACGTCGCCCGATGACATCCACGGCATGGCTGCTGCCCAGGGCATTCTGACGAGCAGGGGCGGCAAGACCAGCCACGCGGCGGTTGTCGCGCGTGGCATGGGGACGCCTGCGGTCACGGGTTGCGAGGCCATCACCGTTGTCGAGGCGGAGAAGCTCTTCCGCGTGGGGGACGTGGTGGTGAAAGAGGGCGATATCATAACCCTCGACGGCACCAACGGGAGGGTCATTCTCGGCCAGGCGCCGCTGGTGGACCCGACCATAGGCGGGGACTTTGCGACGCTCATGGAGTGGGCTGACGAGATAAAGAGCCTCGGCGTGAGAGCTAACGCCGATACCCCCCACGATGCCGAGGCGGCGCTCAAGTTCGGTGCGAAGGGCATCGGGCTGTGTCGAACTGAGCACATGTTCTTCGGTGAGGAGCGCGTGCCAGTGGTGCAGGAAATGATCCTGGCTGAGACCACAGAGGCGAGGCGTGCGGCGCTCGACAAGTTGCTGCCGTTCCAGGTGGAGGACTTCCGCGGGATCCTTAAGGCCATGGCCGGCTATCCCGTGATCATCCGGCTCCTCGACCCGCCGCTCCATGAGTTCCTGCCCAGCCATGAGCAGCTGCTCGTGGAGGTCACGAAGATGAGGCTTCAGGGCGGTGATCCGGACGAGCTCAAGAAGAAGGAGGCGCTCCTCGCGCGCGTCGAGAAGCTCCGTGAAATCAACCCCATGCTCGGTCACAGGGGATGCCGGCTCGGCGTGACCTATCCCGAGATCAACGAGATGCAGGCGAGGGCCATTTTCGAGGCTGCTTGCCAGCTGACCAAGGAAGGGTACAAGGTCTACCCAGAGGTCATGATCCCCGTTGTAGGGCATGTGAGGGAGATCGAGATAGCCCGCGAGGTCGTAGACCGGGTCGCCAAGGAGACCATGGAGAAACACGGCGTGAAGATCGAGTACATGGTTGGCACGATGATCGAGCTTCCGAGGGCCGCTCTCACTGCTGATGAGATCGCTAAGGAAGCCCAGTTCTTCTCCTTCGGCACCAACGACCTCACCCAGACGACCTTCGGTTTCTCGCGGGACGATGCCGAGGGCAAATTCCTGCCGTACTATCTCGAGCATAACGTGCTGGAGCACAACCCATTCGAGATCCTCGACAGGAAGGGCGTCGGCGAACTAATCAAGATAGCCGTCGAGCGGGGGAAGCGGACCAGGCCCGAGCTTGAGGTGGGCATCTGCGGAGAACACGGAGGAGAGCCTTCGTCTGTCGAGTTCTGCCACGACGTCGGCCTCGACTATGTGAGCTGCTCACCGTTCCGCGTTCCCATCGCTAGGCTCGCGGCGGCCCAGGCTGAAATAAGGAATCCTCGCAAGGCCAAGGGCAGGGCGGCCGGTCGAACCGAGGAATACACCACCGCGTAG
- a CDS encoding DNA primase encodes MRGYSEDVLNEVRAKSDIVEVISGYVALKQAGKTYKALCPFHAEKTPSFVVSPEKQLFHCFGCGAGGDVFSFVMKAENVDFAEAVRILADRAGVALVASSKEAREAQERRAAVYEANEAACEYFQEVLAGNPEAESARAYLRKRGLSEETVKRFRLGFAPPSWDALLRALTRKKIAREVLLDAGLVIPGKEPGSCYDRFRARLMFPISDPSGKVIGFGGRVIDDSAPKYLNSPETVLFKKGRNLYALHLAKEAMRRESAAVVVEGYMDAITAHQHGFAHVVASLGTALTEEQARTLRRYVPAVVIAYDADAAGAAATLRGMEILAGAGLEVRVATLPAGEDPDATLRRGGDAAFAKVLADATPLIDYRLYVAISSADHGTTEGKVRAAREAARVLASVKSAVERSEYTRKAASWLGIDPDALGKDVEALARASGLRMRRPGPGAASGGTGRASFGLETLEGDADRNAGSRHTKSKDDIARSGEMMKVLEAEKVLLRLMAENRKVQAAVLSEVGSDGFHDPRHQRIARAVVEQTADLGGEDEDRPAVEPSRVMAVLEDDETRRYAAGVFLEQAGDDHGDATRIADDCLNVLREHAIRERIREIERELASVGGVGRAERERELLAELGSLRARLSREFQPFSGIG; translated from the coding sequence ATGCGCGGTTACAGCGAAGACGTTCTTAACGAGGTCCGTGCGAAGAGCGATATTGTTGAGGTGATATCCGGATATGTCGCGCTGAAGCAGGCTGGTAAAACTTACAAGGCTTTGTGCCCGTTTCACGCGGAAAAGACGCCGTCGTTCGTGGTCTCTCCAGAGAAGCAGCTCTTCCACTGTTTCGGGTGCGGTGCGGGCGGTGATGTCTTCAGTTTCGTGATGAAAGCAGAGAATGTGGACTTCGCCGAAGCGGTCAGGATCCTTGCTGACAGGGCTGGCGTCGCCCTCGTGGCGTCATCGAAGGAGGCCCGGGAAGCGCAGGAGCGGCGGGCGGCCGTGTACGAGGCGAACGAAGCCGCGTGCGAGTATTTCCAGGAGGTGCTTGCGGGAAATCCAGAAGCCGAGAGTGCGCGGGCCTATCTAAGAAAACGCGGCCTTTCAGAGGAGACCGTAAAGAGGTTCAGGCTTGGGTTTGCCCCGCCATCTTGGGATGCTCTCTTGAGGGCTCTCACCAGGAAGAAGATCGCGAGAGAGGTCCTTCTCGACGCCGGGCTGGTCATCCCAGGGAAGGAGCCCGGCAGCTGTTACGACAGGTTCAGGGCAAGGCTGATGTTCCCGATAAGCGACCCGTCGGGGAAAGTGATAGGTTTTGGGGGACGAGTCATCGACGATTCCGCTCCCAAGTACCTGAATTCTCCGGAGACCGTGTTGTTCAAGAAAGGAAGAAACTTGTACGCGCTTCACCTCGCCAAAGAGGCGATGCGTAGGGAGTCTGCGGCCGTTGTTGTGGAGGGCTACATGGACGCCATCACTGCGCATCAGCACGGTTTCGCTCATGTCGTCGCCTCGCTTGGCACGGCCCTCACCGAGGAGCAGGCGAGGACTCTCCGGCGCTATGTGCCGGCCGTGGTGATCGCGTACGACGCCGACGCGGCGGGCGCGGCTGCAACCCTGCGGGGCATGGAGATTCTGGCAGGGGCGGGTCTCGAGGTGCGGGTGGCGACCTTGCCCGCCGGGGAAGACCCTGACGCCACGCTCAGAAGAGGCGGGGACGCAGCCTTCGCGAAGGTGCTCGCGGACGCGACGCCGCTCATAGATTACAGGCTGTACGTGGCCATCTCGAGCGCGGACCATGGAACGACTGAGGGAAAAGTGCGGGCCGCGCGGGAGGCCGCACGTGTGCTTGCCAGTGTGAAAAGCGCCGTCGAGCGCAGCGAGTACACGCGCAAAGCTGCATCCTGGTTGGGGATAGACCCCGATGCCCTCGGCAAGGATGTAGAGGCGCTCGCGAGGGCCTCAGGCCTTCGTATGAGAAGACCCGGCCCGGGCGCTGCGTCCGGAGGAACGGGGAGGGCGTCTTTCGGTCTCGAGACTCTGGAGGGAGATGCGGATAGAAACGCCGGAAGCAGGCATACTAAGTCAAAGGATGATATTGCCAGATCAGGCGAGATGATGAAAGTCCTGGAAGCCGAGAAGGTCCTTCTCAGGCTCATGGCCGAAAACAGAAAGGTCCAAGCCGCGGTGCTCTCGGAGGTCGGGAGCGACGGTTTCCACGACCCTAGGCACCAGAGGATAGCGCGGGCGGTGGTGGAACAGACGGCCGATTTGGGGGGCGAAGATGAGGATCGACCCGCCGTTGAGCCATCGAGAGTCATGGCTGTGCTCGAGGATGACGAGACCCGCAGGTATGCCGCGGGTGTGTTCCTCGAACAGGCCGGGGACGACCATGGCGACGCGACGAGAATTGCCGACGATTGCCTCAATGTGCTGCGCGAGCATGCCATCAGAGAGAGGATCCGTGAGATCGAGCGCGAACTTGCCTCCGTCGGTGGAGTGGGGCGTGCGGAGAGGGAGCGGGAGCTTCTCGCGGAGCTCGGAAGCCTGAGGGCGAGGCTTTCAAGGGAATTCCAGCCCTTCTCGGGGATCGGCTAG
- the rpoD gene encoding RNA polymerase sigma factor RpoD, which yields MTMTKPGQPDVPELKELIERGKRKGMLTYREIMDALQNVELSTEQIDDIYEALGQMGIDVLPEPGDGEAADIAEEGIVPEGPDGADGDAVPHEEVDLDLSIPEGISVDDPVRMYLKEIGRVPLLTAEEEVELAKRIEKGDEQAKRRLAEANLRLVVSIAKRYVGRGMLFLDLIQEGNLGLLKAVEKFDYRKGYKFSTYATWWIRQAITRAIADQARTIRIPVHMVETINKLVRVQRQLVQEYGREPTIEETAKAMDMSEDKVREIMKVAQEPVSLETPIGEEEDSHLGDFIEDEDVMAPADAVSFHLLKEQLEDVLDTLSPREEKVLRLRFGLDDGRSRTLEEVGQVFGVTRERIRQIEAKALRKLRHPSRSKKLKDYLE from the coding sequence ATGACGATGACGAAGCCTGGGCAGCCTGACGTGCCCGAGCTCAAAGAGCTTATCGAACGTGGCAAGAGAAAGGGCATGCTGACATACAGGGAGATAATGGACGCGCTCCAGAACGTCGAGCTTTCTACCGAACAAATCGACGACATATACGAGGCTCTCGGCCAGATGGGCATAGACGTCCTGCCGGAGCCCGGGGATGGAGAAGCGGCGGACATAGCCGAAGAGGGCATTGTCCCTGAGGGGCCGGACGGGGCAGACGGAGACGCGGTGCCTCACGAGGAAGTGGACCTTGACCTTTCCATTCCCGAGGGCATCAGCGTGGACGACCCAGTCAGGATGTACCTCAAGGAGATCGGCAGGGTTCCTCTTCTCACGGCCGAGGAGGAGGTAGAGCTGGCTAAACGGATCGAAAAGGGCGACGAACAGGCGAAGCGCAGGCTCGCCGAGGCAAACCTCCGGCTTGTGGTCAGCATCGCCAAGCGTTACGTCGGTCGCGGTATGCTTTTCCTCGACCTCATACAAGAAGGGAACCTTGGCCTTTTGAAGGCTGTCGAGAAATTCGATTATCGCAAAGGGTACAAGTTCAGCACCTACGCGACCTGGTGGATTCGGCAGGCCATAACGCGGGCCATAGCCGATCAAGCAAGGACGATACGGATTCCCGTCCACATGGTGGAGACCATCAACAAGCTGGTGAGAGTGCAAAGGCAGCTCGTACAGGAGTACGGCCGGGAGCCGACCATAGAGGAAACGGCGAAGGCCATGGACATGAGCGAGGACAAGGTTAGGGAGATCATGAAGGTAGCGCAGGAGCCTGTGTCCCTCGAGACGCCGATTGGTGAGGAAGAGGACAGCCATCTGGGGGATTTCATCGAGGACGAGGATGTGATGGCCCCCGCGGATGCGGTCTCCTTCCATCTTCTCAAAGAGCAGCTTGAGGATGTGCTCGACACGCTGTCTCCGAGGGAGGAGAAGGTGCTTCGACTGCGTTTCGGCCTCGACGACGGCCGGTCGCGCACCCTGGAGGAGGTCGGACAGGTTTTCGGCGTGACCCGTGAGAGGATCCGACAGATCGAGGCAAAGGCCCTGAGGAAGCTGAGGCATCCGAGCCGAAGCAAGAAGCTCAAGGATTACCTTGAGTAA